A stretch of the Mustela nigripes isolate SB6536 chromosome X, MUSNIG.SB6536, whole genome shotgun sequence genome encodes the following:
- the CXCR3 gene encoding LOW QUALITY PROTEIN: C-X-C chemokine receptor type 3 (The sequence of the model RefSeq protein was modified relative to this genomic sequence to represent the inferred CDS: inserted 1 base in 1 codon), with protein sequence MVPEMSERQVFQASELAFLLENCSSSYDYGENESDSCCASPPCPQDFSLNFDRAFQPALYGLLFLLGLLGNGAVAAVLLGQRAARSSTDTFLLPRAXADILLVLTLPLWAVDAAMQWVFGSGLCKVAGALFNINFYAGALLLACISFDRYLSIVHATQLYRRGPPARVTLTCGVVWGLCLFFAIPDFIFLSAQRDERLNATHCQYDFPRVGRTALRVLQLVAGFLLPLLVMAYCYARILAVLLVSRGQRRLRAMRLVVVVVVAFALCWTPYHLVVLVDTLMDLGALGRNCGRESHVDVAKSVTAGLGYMHCCLNPLLYAFVGIKFREHMWRLLARLGCRSQRAHQRQPSSSRRESSWSETTEASYSGL encoded by the exons ATGGTCCCTGAG ATGAGCGAGCGCCAAGTGTTTCAAGCCTCGGAGCTTGCCTTCCTCCTGGAAAACTGCAGCTCTTCCTATGACTATGGAGAAAACGAGAGTGACTCATGCTGTGCCTCCCCGCCATGCCCGCAGGACTTCAGCCTGAACTTCGACCGCGCCTTCCAGCCGGCCCTGTACGGTCTCCTGttcctgctggggctgctgggcaACGGCGCCGTGGCAGCTGTGCTGCTGGGCCAGCGGGCGGCCCGCAGTAGCACTGACACCTTCCTGCTCCCCCGGG GTGCCGACATTCTGCTGGTGCTGACCCTGCCCCTCTGGGCGGTTGACGCCGCCATGCAGTGGGTGTTTGGGTCCGGCCTATGCAAGGTGGCCGGGGCCCTCTTCAACATCAACTTCTATGCCGGGGCCCTCCTGCTGGCATGCATCAGCTTTGACCGCTACCTGAGCATCGTGCACGCCACCCAGCTCTACCGCCGGGGTCCCCCGGCCCGTGTGACCCTCACCTGTGGGGTCGTGTGGGGGCTCTGTCTGTTCTTCGCCATCCCCGACTTCATCTTCCTGTCAGCCCAACGAGACGAGCGCCTCAATGCCACCCACTGTCAGTACGACTTCCCACGGGTGGGCCGCACAGCCCTGCGCGTCCTGCAGCTGGtagctggcttcctgctgcccctgctggtCATGGCCTACTGCTATGCGCGCATCCTGGCCGTGCTGCTGGTTTCCAGGGGCCAGCGGCGGCTGCGAGCCATGAGGCTGGTCGTCGTGGTTGTGGTGGCCTTCGCCCTCTGCTGGACCCCCTACCACCTGGTGGTGCTGGTGGACACCCTCATGGACCTGGGCGCCTTGGGCCGCAACTGTGGCCGGGAGAGCCACGTGGATGTGGCCAAGTCGGTCACTGCAGGCCTGGGCTACATGCACTGCTGCCTCAACCCACTGCTCTACGCCTTCGTGGGCATCAAGTTCCGTGAGCATATGTGGAGGCTGCTGGCACGCTTGGGCTGCCGCAGCCAGAGAGCACACCAGCGGCAGCCGTCGTCCTCCCGCCGCGAGTCATCATGGTCCGAGACCACAGAGGCCTCCTACTCGGGCTTGTGA